A window from Oreochromis aureus strain Israel breed Guangdong linkage group 16, ZZ_aureus, whole genome shotgun sequence encodes these proteins:
- the LOC116332588 gene encoding probable ribonuclease ZC3H12C, protein MGLKDHLEDGTGHILSPGLDLDYLHVEGAERQAGNLGAGVTVKSSNTVGSRGISSIIHSSSSSSCSNFSEESAISDSEDERLQTGPGSDSKTPHHDQLHLHQREESSVFQPVRLDLAPNTSPGDPPERFLTDPITHCRTKVEFALKLGYPEELVLLVLRKLGPDALINDILGELVKLGTKIEMDQQGGQAVSQSPSSSLSSSVASNSSLDSSRLLCPSHLLEDKENLRPVVVDGSNVAMSHGNKEVFSCQGIKLAVDWFLERGHRDITVFVPAWRKEQSRPDALITDQEILRRLEKEKILVFTPSRRVQGRRVVCYDDRFIVKLAYESDGIIVSNDNYRDLANEKPEWKKFIDERLLMYSFVNDKFMPPDDPLGRHGPSLENFLRKRPVIPEHRKQPCPYGKKCTYGHKCKFYHPEEACCGTCPAISSVASRGLLEHALMVKSQKNGQSEGMAEAQLIRDTGKKQPNRSLQSSFSELLEDKPQVSSKVEEQRRNCSSSGSCSNNIVGHPAPGGPPSSGHLERWEHPDGSTGGSSSIAGASGPNKVESYYRCSSPEVGYNSLVKAYSGLSLVVPQTPECFFPGELRTSSLASDCSSEGSVSSDSFSPDPVLDDSPKCHHHHPHHHHHHYSGQYPHQASRVSPRLSQHSPRGYVHPQGLWRQRDFGIEDTPASATSHVSPRHVNTASVYIQPQLQLLTNFPGDPPHPQHPPQTPTAHARSQSFPRSHNTVGSLWPEHGLQDRVCEGSPVHSRRNYSVLTQQPQHQQNWDPNYEPPPKPYYDLFSYKSFPQVHGHSPWGQQVHSSPHGLLIPGLPSLSQQSLPSVPTHKSHMPSATQHAKPTALGRYQDLRERVFVNLCGIFPPDLVRMVMTRNPHVTDAQELAAAILMEKSQHSS, encoded by the exons ATGGGCCTGAAGGACCATCTGGAGGATGGGACAGGCCACATCCTCAGCCCAGGGCTGGATCTGGACTACCTACACGTGGAAGGTGCTGAACGGCAGGCTGGGAATTTAGGAGCGGGTGTCACTGTTAAAAGCAGCAATACTGTTGGTAGCAGAGGCATTAGCTCTATCATTCATTCAAGCAGCAGTAGCAGTTGCAGTAACTTTTCTGAAGAGAGTGCTATCTCTGACAGTGAAGATGAAAGGCTCCAGACTGGGCCTGGTTCTGACTCTAAAACACCGCACCACGATCAGCTTCACCTACACCAAAGGGAGGAGTCCTCAGTCTTTCAGCCAGTCAGGCTGGACCTGGCACCAAATACGTCTCCTGGAGACCCCCCGGAAAGATTTTTGACTGACCCCATCACACACTGCCGCACGAAGGTGGAGTTTGCTCTCAAACTAGGCTACCCCGAAGAGCTAGTGTTGCTGGTCCTGAGGAAACTAGGCCCTGACGCACTTATCAATGATATACTGGGAGAGCTGGTTAAACTGGGAACCAAAATAGAGATGGATCAGCAAGGAGGTCAAGCTGTCTCACAGTCTCCATCGTCCTCTTTGTCCTCCTCGGTGGCCTCCAACTCCTCTCTGGATTCTTCTCGGCTACTGTGTCCATCCCACCTGCTAGAAGACAAAGAAAACCTGCGACCTGTTGTTGTGGATGGAAGCAATGTAGCCATGAG TCATGGGAACAAGGAAGTTTTTTCCTGCCAAGGTATTAAGCTAGCAGTTGATTGGTTCTTGGAGCGAGGCCACCGTGACATCACAGTTTTTGTCCCTGCTTGGAGAAAGGAGCAGTCGCGACCTGATGCTCTTATCACAG ACCAAGAGATCCTGCGGCGTCTGGAGAAAGAAAAGATCTTGGTTTTCACTCCATCGCGACGTGTTCAGGGACGTCGTGTGGTTTGCTACGATGACAGATTCATCGTCAAACTGGCCTACGAGTCAGACGGTATAATTGTTTCAAACGACAACTACCGTGACTTAGCGAATGAAAAGCCAGAGTGGAAGAAATTTATAGATGAGCGCCTGCTGATGTACTCGTTTGTAAATGACAA aTTCATGCCACCTGATGACCCGCTGGGACGCCATGGACCTAGTCTTGAGAATTTCTTGAGAAAGAGGCCTGTTATTCCTGAGCATAGAAAGCAGCCATGTCCTTATG GAAAAAAGTGCACATATGGCCACAAGTGCAAGTTTTATCACCCTGAAGAGGCCTGCTGTGGCACATGCCCTGCCATTTCATCAGTAGCTTCAAGAGGCCTGCTGGAACATGCCCTGATGGTGAAGAGCCAAAAGAATGGTCAATCAGAAGGAATGGCTGAAGCCCAGCTGATTCGGGATACCGGAAAAAAACAGCCAAATCGGAGCCttcagagctccttcagtgagctCTTGGAGGACAAACCTCAAGTCAGTTCCAAAGTGGAGGAACAGAGGAGAAACTGCAGCAGTAGTGGCAGCTGTAGCAATAACATTGTAGGACATCCTGCTCCAGGGGGACCGCCTTCATCGGGACATCTGGAAAGATGGGAACACCCTGACGGAAGTACTGGAGGCAGCTCCAGTATTGCCGGGGCTTCAGGACCAAACAAAGTCGAATCTTATTACAGATGCAGTTCTCCAGAGGTGGGCTACAACTCTCTGGTAAAGGCTTATTCAGGACTCAGTCTTGTAGTGCCACAGACTCCTGAATGCTTCTTTCCAGGTGAGCTCCGCACAAGTTCACTGGCTTCAGATTGTAGCAGTGAAGGCAGTGTCAGCTCAGATTCTTTCTCTCCTGACCCCGTGTTAGATGATAGCCCCAAATGCCATCACCATCATCcacaccaccatcatcatcactacTCTGGCCAGTACCCCCACCAGGCAAGCCGTGTGTCTCCTAGACTGAGCCAGCATTCTCCTCGTGGCTATGTCCATCCTCAAGGACTTTGGAGACAACGTGATTTTGGCATAGAAGATACTCCAGCATCCGCCACCTCTCACGTTTCGCCACGTCACGTCAACACCGCTTCCGTCTACATCCAACCCCAGCTACAGCTGCTCACCAATTTTCCAGGGGACCCACCTCATCCACAACATCCACCCCAAACACCCACTGCTCACGCCCGGTCTCAGAGCTTCCCTCGCAGCCACAATACGGTGGGCTCCCTTTGGCCGGAACACGGGCTTCAGGACAGAGTGTGTGAAGGTTCACCAGTTCATTCTAGAAGAAACTACTCTGTGCTAACCCAACAACCTCAGCACCAGCAGAACTGGGACCCTAATTATGAGCCACCCCCTAAGCCTTACTATGATCTGTTTTCCTATAAGAGTTTTCCACAAGTCCATGGACACTCTCCTTGGGGCCAGCAAGTTCATTCATCACCACATGGCCTTTTAATACCAGGTCTTCCATCGCTTTCGCAGCAGTCTCTTCCATCTGTCCCTACCCACAAGAGCCACATGCCCTCAGCAACCCAGCACGCAAAGCCAACTGCCTTGGGTCGATACCAGGACCTTAGGGAGAGGGTGTTTGTTAACTTGTGCGGCATCTTCCCTCCAGATTTGGTGAGGATGGTAATGACCAGGAACCCACACGTGACGGATGCTCAAGAGCTTGCAGCTGCCATTTTAATGGAGAAGTCACAGCACAGTTCTTGA